A window from Bosea sp. ANAM02 encodes these proteins:
- a CDS encoding GntR family transcriptional regulator, whose product MTVPKQTTKPPFQDLLELRTDTAKPLYQQLEDQLTRLIGDGTLPPGTTLPAERQLAERLKISRATVQRSYNALRERKLLSAQGRLGSIVQGEGPRLHSGMDRLKGFTEEMQELGRVPSSRIVERSVVNDRSIASIFGRSSHARFLKLVRVRSGDDIPMSREVAWYNLERAPELAEGDLSGSVYARLAALGLPLTRCDQTIEAAAPTAEECAIFGFEVPVPCLLIKRRSYGADGDMLEYVEGLFRGDTYTYRLTLTA is encoded by the coding sequence ATGACAGTGCCTAAGCAGACCACGAAACCGCCCTTCCAGGACCTGCTGGAACTGCGCACCGACACCGCCAAGCCGCTCTACCAGCAGCTTGAGGACCAGCTGACTCGATTGATCGGCGACGGCACGCTGCCACCGGGCACCACGCTCCCGGCCGAGCGCCAGCTCGCCGAGCGCCTCAAGATCAGCCGCGCCACGGTGCAGCGTTCCTACAATGCCTTGCGCGAGCGGAAATTGCTGAGCGCGCAGGGGCGCCTGGGCTCGATCGTGCAAGGCGAGGGACCGCGCCTGCATTCCGGCATGGACCGGCTCAAGGGATTCACCGAGGAGATGCAGGAGCTCGGCCGCGTGCCATCCTCCCGCATCGTCGAGCGGTCCGTGGTCAACGACCGCTCGATCGCCTCGATCTTCGGCCGCTCCTCGCATGCGCGCTTCCTCAAGCTGGTCCGCGTCCGCTCCGGCGACGACATCCCGATGTCGCGCGAGGTCGCCTGGTACAATCTGGAGCGGGCGCCCGAGCTGGCGGAGGGCGATCTTTCCGGCTCTGTCTATGCCCGGCTCGCCGCGCTCGGCCTGCCATTGACGCGCTGCGACCAGACTATCGAGGCCGCGGCGCCGACCGCCGAGGAATGCGCCATCTTCGGCTTCGAGGTGCCCGTACCCTGCCTGCTGATCAAGCGACGCAGCTATGGCGCC